The following coding sequences are from one Paenibacillus tundrae window:
- a CDS encoding YjcZ family sporulation protein, which produces MQGYHHGYGTPCKHGGGSWGSMGTILVLFILLVIISKTMFI; this is translated from the coding sequence ATGCAAGGATACCATCACGGCTATGGTACTCCTTGTAAGCATGGTGGCGGAAGCTGGGGTTCAATGGGAACAATACTTGTATTGTTCATCCTGCTTGTCATTATCTCCAAAACGATGTTCATCTAA
- a CDS encoding MTH1187 family thiamine-binding protein: MAIAEVTVIPIGTGTTSLSSYVADMQKVLEHQRGITYQLTSMSTIIEGPLNEVFTAIAALHEAPFLSGAQRVSTSVKIDDRRDKPDASSIQKLQSVNDKLASMPQRPN, translated from the coding sequence ATGGCCATAGCAGAGGTAACAGTGATTCCAATTGGAACAGGCACGACGAGTCTGAGCAGTTATGTCGCAGACATGCAGAAGGTGTTGGAACATCAGCGGGGCATTACATATCAACTCACCTCTATGAGTACCATTATCGAAGGGCCGCTTAACGAAGTCTTCACAGCGATTGCAGCTCTGCACGAAGCTCCGTTTCTATCAGGCGCCCAGCGCGTCTCCACTTCCGTCAAAATTGATGATCGTCGTGATAAGCCAGATGCCTCAAGCATACAGAAGCTGCAGTCGGTGAATGACAAGCTTGCCTCTATGCCTCAGCGCCCGAATTAA
- a CDS encoding HD domain-containing phosphohydrolase codes for MEVYRSFILRLLRNYLIGSLGAVFVVGTVVMVSTLQIPNIQFVRLLAIVLISLVFMLSAEWIAFRVQLMPIRRFFVTTERHSKAQMDSMYEKIHRFPGRTIYRIMIPHLLGFSLPAAGLTLWMLSRGWVEFPTFYVSLAAACAILIAVMHALIEYFLTVRAVRPLLLEIRRQGKQQFGIEPSLDGRVLVSIQRKFQLSTALIGLFPLFLFFLATFIRLQYMDPEFAKEYIVWAVLVVVLGAGFALVGSWLLIRDVRDPVADLTKEMNRIQEGDLGRRAPDLYADEFSALISGFNMMINRLEMRQERNRQLLQSYFSTLAAALDARDKYTAGHSMRVAEYSLLIGKLSGMNEEQADLLYKSALLHDIGKIGIPDEVLLKDGKLSDEEFAIIKTHPVLGENILLQIEPVDAMADFLPGVRSHHERYDGRGYPDGKAGLDIPLFGRIIAVADAFDAMTSDRPYRNGMSHEKALMILEEGKGSQWDPYFAGLFIDEWRRQQHLQKPSEQGIS; via the coding sequence GTGGAAGTTTACCGTTCCTTTATCTTACGTTTGCTACGAAATTACCTCATCGGTTCATTAGGGGCTGTTTTTGTCGTGGGTACTGTCGTTATGGTATCCACTTTGCAAATACCAAATATTCAATTTGTACGTTTACTAGCAATCGTACTGATTTCGCTTGTGTTTATGCTGAGTGCGGAGTGGATTGCTTTTCGTGTACAGCTTATGCCAATCCGGCGTTTTTTTGTCACAACCGAGCGCCATTCGAAGGCACAGATGGACAGCATGTATGAGAAAATTCATCGTTTCCCAGGACGAACCATCTACCGAATCATGATCCCACATCTATTAGGATTCTCACTGCCAGCTGCGGGATTAACACTATGGATGCTTAGTAGGGGCTGGGTGGAGTTTCCCACCTTTTATGTTTCACTCGCAGCAGCATGCGCCATTTTGATTGCAGTGATGCATGCGCTGATCGAATACTTCCTTACGGTTCGAGCGGTAAGGCCGCTGCTGCTGGAAATTCGTCGTCAAGGTAAGCAGCAGTTTGGGATCGAGCCCTCACTTGACGGGCGTGTGCTTGTATCAATTCAGCGTAAGTTCCAGCTTAGTACAGCACTGATCGGACTATTTCCCTTGTTTTTGTTTTTCCTGGCAACGTTTATTCGGTTACAGTACATGGATCCCGAATTTGCCAAAGAGTACATCGTATGGGCGGTGCTCGTTGTTGTGTTAGGAGCGGGCTTTGCGCTTGTGGGTAGCTGGCTGCTCATTCGCGATGTGCGGGATCCTGTTGCTGATTTAACGAAAGAGATGAATCGAATTCAGGAAGGTGATCTGGGGAGACGAGCTCCGGATTTGTATGCTGATGAGTTTTCTGCGCTGATATCTGGATTCAACATGATGATTAACCGGCTGGAAATGAGGCAGGAGCGTAATAGACAACTGCTTCAGAGCTATTTCTCGACGCTAGCTGCTGCTTTGGATGCACGGGATAAGTATACGGCTGGTCATTCCATGCGGGTCGCAGAATACTCGCTTCTCATTGGGAAGCTCAGTGGCATGAATGAAGAGCAGGCTGACTTATTGTACAAATCCGCATTGCTGCATGACATCGGTAAGATTGGCATACCTGATGAAGTTTTGTTGAAGGATGGCAAACTTAGTGATGAGGAATTCGCCATTATTAAAACTCACCCTGTGCTTGGTGAAAATATATTGCTGCAGATCGAACCGGTCGATGCCATGGCAGACTTCTTACCTGGCGTTAGATCACACCATGAACGGTATGATGGAAGGGGTTATCCGGACGGTAAGGCGGGACTAGATATTCCCCTCTTTGGCCGCATTATCGCGGTAGCGGATGCATTTGATGCGATGACCTCGGATCGGCCCTATCGGAATGGGATGAGCCATGAGAAGGCATTAATGATTCTAGAAGAAGGAAAAGGATCCCAGTGGGATCCCTATTTCGCAGGTTTGTTTATTGACGAGTGGAGACGGCAACAGCATCTTCAGAAACCGTCGGAGCAGGGGATCAGCTGA
- a CDS encoding dihydroorotate dehydrogenase, translating to MSGVVGGYGGWTSTGAILVLFILLVIITKAFLV from the coding sequence ATGAGTGGAGTTGTAGGTGGATACGGCGGCTGGACATCGACTGGCGCGATTCTGGTTTTGTTCATTCTGTTGGTTATCATCACTAAGGCGTTCCTCGTTTAA
- a CDS encoding YjcZ family sporulation protein, with amino-acid sequence MSEVVGGVGYGGWTSTGAILVLFILLVIITKSFWV; translated from the coding sequence ATGAGCGAAGTAGTTGGAGGCGTAGGATACGGCGGCTGGACATCCACTGGTGCGATCTTGGTTTTGTTCATTCTCCTCGTAATCATCACTAAATCCTTCTGGGTATAA
- a CDS encoding RNA polymerase sigma factor → MTESMDDSRLMRQIAERDASALELLYDRYERAVYSFAYRIVGDPMTAEETVQELFLRVWNNAERYEASQGKLTTWMFAITRNIAVDMLRRKSKGAATTTVEQEALTAYADEYTNTEAEVERKWEGTRIKEALSQLNGDQQQVIESIYYAGLTQQEVSSRFGIPLGTVKSRVRLAMRQLQKLLADAELHSDTGREGIHP, encoded by the coding sequence ATGACAGAATCGATGGATGACAGCAGATTAATGCGTCAGATTGCAGAGCGGGATGCTTCGGCGCTGGAGCTTTTATATGACCGCTACGAGCGGGCTGTATATTCCTTTGCTTATCGGATCGTGGGTGATCCCATGACGGCAGAGGAAACGGTTCAAGAGCTGTTCTTGCGTGTCTGGAATAACGCTGAACGATATGAGGCCTCACAGGGGAAGCTGACCACATGGATGTTTGCGATCACACGCAACATTGCCGTGGACATGCTGAGGCGTAAGTCCAAAGGGGCAGCCACAACGACGGTGGAGCAAGAGGCACTGACGGCGTATGCCGATGAATATACGAATACAGAAGCAGAAGTAGAACGTAAATGGGAAGGCACTCGAATTAAGGAAGCACTATCCCAGTTGAACGGTGATCAGCAACAGGTTATCGAATCGATCTACTACGCCGGGTTAACGCAACAAGAGGTATCCAGCAGATTCGGGATTCCGCTAGGTACAGTGAAGAGCCGTGTCAGGCTTGCGATGAGACAGCTACAGAAGCTGCTCGCCGATGCTGAATTGCATTCAGACACGGGAAGGGAGGGCATACATCCATGA
- a CDS encoding anti-sigma factor domain-containing protein — protein sequence MIERHEEWSDLAPMYVLGGLEAEEVETFEAHLKECDACRQEVKELQEVTGFLPLAAEPVAPPPGMRARVLSNVLGQSQEGAEAKPATAPVQPEAPAVLQADLAPPRREAAQPEPGLPPVTAVPAARAEEAAQAQPLQPGGRARPRGSRAWRVASAGLAAAALVLAIYAAQLQSQLSLLTQQAAGSATAQAQLAEAQAQNAQLQEQLASALAPAQGMQTGEAVKLSPATQDIVAQGLATIVIDNKGTHLVVQAENLPQLEGKEAFQVWLIKGDTPQNAGTFLSRDGTGAVYYTLESVNDYDTVAITLEPDALGDQPRGTMILAAKIKG from the coding sequence ATGATAGAACGACATGAGGAGTGGTCTGATCTGGCACCGATGTATGTGCTAGGTGGGCTGGAAGCAGAGGAAGTGGAGACATTCGAAGCTCACTTGAAGGAATGTGATGCTTGCCGCCAAGAGGTGAAAGAATTGCAGGAAGTAACGGGTTTCCTGCCACTTGCGGCGGAACCTGTGGCACCGCCGCCAGGCATGAGAGCACGCGTGCTGAGCAACGTGCTCGGACAATCGCAGGAGGGAGCCGAGGCGAAGCCGGCCACCGCTCCTGTGCAGCCTGAAGCACCTGCTGTGCTTCAGGCAGATCTTGCGCCGCCCCGCAGAGAGGCGGCGCAGCCCGAGCCAGGCCTGCCGCCGGTGACGGCGGTGCCTGCGGCTCGGGCGGAAGAGGCTGCACAGGCACAGCCGTTGCAGCCTGGAGGGCGCGCGCGTCCGCGCGGCAGCCGCGCATGGCGCGTGGCGAGCGCTGGCCTTGCGGCGGCTGCGCTGGTGCTGGCGATCTACGCAGCACAGCTGCAGAGCCAGCTCAGCTTGCTGACGCAGCAAGCTGCTGGGTCAGCTACAGCGCAAGCGCAGCTCGCCGAGGCGCAGGCGCAGAATGCGCAGCTGCAAGAGCAGCTGGCATCAGCGTTAGCGCCTGCTCAAGGCATGCAGACAGGCGAAGCCGTCAAGCTTAGCCCTGCAACGCAGGACATTGTAGCGCAGGGTCTCGCAACGATTGTCATTGACAATAAGGGCACTCATCTGGTCGTGCAAGCAGAGAACCTGCCTCAGCTTGAGGGGAAAGAGGCATTTCAGGTATGGTTGATCAAAGGGGATACACCGCAGAATGCCGGAACGTTCCTAAGTCGCGATGGCACAGGAGCCGTGTATTACACTTTAGAATCGGTGAATGATTATGATACCGTAGCAATTACCCTAGAGCCGGATGCATTGGGTGATCAGCCGCGAGGTACGATGATTTTGGCCGCCAAAATAAAAGGATAA
- a CDS encoding phosphatase PAP2 family protein, translating to MKILKSKSYWLSLSLMLSLAVMGMFYDILNSPERGFVVLSSPIDRMIPFMPAMSIPYLGWYPFVFGVLAYLCVKDRLMYYRVLLSMNICVWICYLIYFNFQTMVPRPELTGTGLGTSILGWLYSQDRPYNCFPSIHALHSYLVMRAVLSVPSIRKSIKRWVAGGAALIIVSTLLIKQHVIYDALGAVILGECVFTIITGLALHRRRRKESKWTQGIS from the coding sequence GTGAAAATCTTAAAAAGTAAATCCTACTGGCTGTCGCTAAGTTTAATGCTGTCCTTGGCTGTCATGGGAATGTTCTATGATATTCTGAATAGTCCAGAACGCGGATTCGTCGTACTGAGCTCCCCGATCGACCGCATGATTCCCTTCATGCCAGCGATGTCCATTCCTTATCTGGGCTGGTATCCGTTTGTATTCGGAGTATTGGCGTATCTGTGTGTCAAAGATCGACTCATGTATTACCGCGTCTTGTTGTCCATGAACATCTGTGTCTGGATCTGTTATCTCATTTACTTTAACTTTCAGACCATGGTGCCGCGCCCGGAGCTAACCGGTACAGGTCTCGGTACATCTATTCTTGGATGGCTCTACAGCCAGGATCGTCCATATAATTGTTTCCCAAGCATTCATGCCCTTCATTCCTATCTGGTCATGCGCGCTGTACTCTCGGTTCCGAGTATCCGGAAATCCATCAAACGATGGGTGGCTGGCGGAGCTGCTCTCATTATTGTATCTACGCTGTTGATCAAACAGCATGTTATCTATGACGCACTGGGTGCAGTCATCCTCGGAGAATGCGTTTTCACAATCATCACTGGTCTAGCTCTCCACCGCCGGCGCAGAAAAGAATCGAAATGGACTCAAGGGATCAGCTGA